ctcccaccccaagccgcacccccatctacctactaacctcatcccacctccttgacctgtccgtcttccctggactgacctatcccctccctacctccccacctatactctctccacctatcttcttttctcttcatcttcggtccgcctccccctctctccctatttattccagaactctcaccccatccccctctctgaggaagggcctaggcccgaaacgtcagctcttgtggtcctgagatgctgcttggcctgctgtgttcatccagcctcacattttattatcttattttcAGTATTGCTGTGTTAAGGCTATCATTATTGCTGCTTCTTTAGTAGATCATGGTGCTTGGACATGCATTGAGTCAACAATTTCTGCTGCAGTTTAGTCCATTTATCAGATTCACTTACAATGTCAACAAGCAACATTGAAATTTAgcacaaatgcagaaaatgccTTACTGGAAATTCGCAACATGATCACAGATATGGAGCACCACTCAAATCCAGCTTAACTTAATCATCCACCCAGAATGATTCTAGACAGTCCCCATTCCACCATCAATTCGGTTTTAGAAGATTCTGTCATACCCAGCTGCATTTACCAAGGACTTCAAATATTGATCACTTTCTTGGTGAAAACTTCTGAAATTTCAATCCTTTAATCACACCTTGCAAGTTTAAACATCTCACATACTTCTCCGGACTTTTAAGTTGTCTATACTATTCATATAGTCTACATCACAGACGGCTACTTTCAGAATTTAAAGAACCATTTTTTTAAGATTGCTTAAGACTTAGATGCACAAAAGGACTGACAAAGAACAAATGCTTAATAATTCAAGTTTGACTCATCATAATAATAAGTCAGCCATTTCTTCCAAATCTGTGTGTTCGTACCATCAATACAGGGGCACATCAATACATCAATAAGAGGCACTCAGCATGCACTTAACCCTTTTAACATTGCTAGCTCCGATATTTTGTTCTGTGTTCTGTCTGTCACACTGGCAGGCTTGATGCTTCGGAATCTGGATAATCTAAATATTTGAAGACGTTGTGTTTAGTATTGTACAAAGGAATATTATTTTTTAAGTGccagttttgttcaattaacaTTGCAAGACTTTTGATTGGCTGAAAATACATCTAAACAAGATGTGACACATTTTCACATGTGAAATAAGTTACAGCTTCAGGTTTTCTAGAATGGCTGTGTAAAGTAAATGATTTTAAGctttttctgtattttctgcaggTGTTGCAATTGAGAGTATTCCTCCGAACCCGTCATCATTGATCTGCCATCAACAGGACTCATTCTGTCAATTTCACAGTTTgtgttctttgtttcattaagGTAAGGGTAACAACATTATCTTTATTGCAATCAACTATAAAGTGCAATGAGGTTTGTGGgagaaatggaaaatgttgtaattgagaACTTAATTGCCTTTAATTTTAAGCTTTGGTTAATCAAGCCATTAATAATCTCTGAAAATTAATATACACATCCCGGGTGTGGTTTCTTAAACAAAACACCTTCAAAGTGTTGACAGTTAAATAGTTCATAAGCAGTTGACTTTTTTGTAACGTACTCATTTTCTACTCATTTATATGGAATGAATGTTTGTATGAAGATTTTCATCAATATTGATTGATCTTAGAAATGTGCATTTTGTTATAAGTTATAGAATAATATGATGTGCTGCTACACTAAATAATATGCATTGCCTGGGTACAACCACTTGACCTTCAGTGATCATCTGAAACAGTTAATCGTGATGCACTGAAAAATATTCAACTTAAGTGCATCAAACAATAGCTGAGATTTACGTTGAGGTGCCATCTGAGCTTGAACATATTTTGTCATTCAATTTAGGAAAATATGATCGCTTCTCAGATATTAAATTGAAGAACACTCTGAAATTTTTGTGTTGTAAGGATTTTGTTTTCAAGCAATTGTTTTCAAAAATATGTGATGTAATTCAGTTACTCTGAGCACGTGCCTGACTGAGCCTCTTGAGCATCCACCAAAACGCAGTCCAGTGTTGACCAGTACATGCAAACCAAAATTTTAGGTGGTTGAAGAGTACCAACCACAATAAGCACCCACAATAATGCACACTTGCCTTATACCTGTTTCTTTGATTATTGTTTTTGTCTAGAGGTAAATTATTATATATCACTATACAGAGTTAGATTGAATATACCAAGAATTAATTCCCCAAAATCCGGCATATTTTTTATAACTTAAGGCTAGAACAAAAATTTACTGAGAATATCGGCAAGTTCTTTCTCAGGGAGGTGATTAGCTAGCAAAGTTATCCCTTCCACTCAAGTCGATGAAATCTGAGAATTGTGTGACAGGAAAATAAAAAAGCAAATGCTGGGAATACACAGAATTCTATAAGTTTGAGTTaaacatgactcttcttcagaactgaagcaaAGTAGAAATGTGATAGACTTCATGCCATTTTAAAGGGGTGGAGTGAAGGGAGGAACCAAAGAAAGGATCTAGAATACAGTAGAGGGCAGGAAAGATTGAATGATAATGATGTTATGAAActaaaaagaaaccaaaataaaccATTAGTTCAGAACGAGTGTTAATGGCAGAATAATGAACAGATCTGGTTGAAAACAAAGGCATGAAAATTAGCACATTACACAAAAAAACGACTGGAGGACAGGATACATAGTCTGAAATATTGATTTCATTGTTAAGTATACAAAACTGTAAAATGTCCATTCACAAGATAAGGTGAACTTCCTCAAACCTCCGTTGTGTTTCCGAAAACATTGCAACAGGGTGAGAACTAAAGTATTGGAGTTTTTTGAACAAGTCTCAACCGtaatggataaaggggaactagtagatgtgttgtatttggacttgcaTAAGGCATTCACctaggtacctcacaaaaggtgaaatcataaaataaaaagtgttggatgtaatatattagcatggacagaaaATTAGCTAATGGACAGGAAACAGCGAGTGGGGataagagataacagtgtggacctggaggaacactgccaaccaggcagcatcagaggaacaggaaagctgatgtttcgggtcgggacccttcttcagaaaagtgggagggataaggggctctgaaataaatcaagagaggaggggtggagcaggggaaggtaggtgatagtgagtgcaggtaggcaatggtgggggttggtcagtggggtCGGAGGAGCGgacaagtgggagagaagatggactgatcaaggagacggggatgagagggagggttggtcatgggatgaggttggggtggggagattttgaagctagtagaGCCCACaatgagaccattgggttgtacgCTCctgaagtggaatatgaggtgctgcgtCTCCAGTTTCTGGCTGACATTGTTGTGattctggaggaggcccaggatggacatgtcatccagggagtgggagggggagttgaagtggttcgcgactggacaGTGTTGTCATTCGTAAGGGTTAAGGGTTGTAAAGgttaagggatttttttttccccagttggCAACCCCTGATGGTGGGATTCCAGAGAGATCAGAGCTGGTatcacaactgtttacaatataaatTAATGACTTGCAGGAAAGAAGTGAATGTACCATAGACATtctgtgcagatgacacaaaagtaggtggaaaggcaaattgCGAAtaagatacaaacagtttacacaGAGATAGTGGAAAATGGGCAAAATACTGGTGAGTAAAATATTAGGTGGGGAaaaagtgaagttgttcattttggaatggagaacaaaagaatagaatagtatttaaatgaagaaaaattgcagaaagctacaacgcaaagggacttggggtacTTGTACACAAAATACAGAAGCTAGCACacagtgcagcaggtaatcaagagGCTAATGGAATAgtagcccttatttcaaagggctTGGAGTATAGAGTAGGGAAGTCTCACTACAACTGTGCAAGGTACTGGTGAGACAGGGGTGGCAATGGAGACCGGGGAGGCAAAAAGATAGGTGCCAAACCTCCAGCAGTTGCATGGGAAAGTGTTGTGAAAAGGCAACAAGTTTTTGGAGGTATTGAAAATTAGACGAAGGTGTCAAGGAGGTGTCTTTTTGGTCTGCTGAAGGTAGAGggaaggggaagatgtgtttggtggtggaatcctgctggaggtagcagaaatgacagtatgtttttttttccaatttggaggctgatggggtggtaaGTGAAGACAACAGGAATCTTATCAGAATTCTGTGAGGGAACAGAAGTGGTAAGTGGGAACTGGGTCAGTTATAGTTAAGGCTCTTGTCAAATACAGTGAGTGAAATCCTTAGTTGAGGCAAATGGAAGACTTACCAAAAGCTCAGTTGTGAAAAATAGCATTATTATAATataacagagatagagaaactcAGAGAATTGAGTGGTGTCTTTACAGGAGGCCAGATGTGAGGGAGTAGTGTTAGGTAGCTACGGTCCTTGGTGGACTTACAACGAATATTGGTAGCCTGTCATCAGCAATTAAGGCAGCGTATCGAGGAAATGAAAGGTATATGAGATTTGGACCATGTGAAGGTGAGAAAGAGGTGAAAATTATTGTTTGTTGGAATAGTCCTTTCTTGTCAGCATAGCAGGCAGTTGCAATTAGGCACCCTTGTGCGAGGACAGTAATTTGATCAATTGCTGGGAGTGGAGATCCTTGGAGCATCAATGACAAAGGTTTTGATTTCTTGTCAAGCTGAAAAATGACAAGCAATTtgcagaaatctggaattaaacccagaGAGTTGAATTTTAACGTCTGTTCATAGCAGGAACCTGACAGCCTCAGTAGTGTGTTAGTCAGAGGCTTTTAAAACCTGCTGCATTTGCATCTACTTCCCAGTTTTCTTATCAGGTAGAGTGAGTGGGCATGATAAGTATCCACAGTCCATTTCAAATCAAGTACTCAAAAACAAGATACTACAAAAATCAGACTTGGATTGCTGTTGCAGTCTTCAGGTAGAATCAGAACTCATAGCAAAATGGTTCAATGGTACCTTCCTAGAGACAGTGAAGACAGGAAGTTGTTGCCTGCCTCAGAAAATAATATGACATGTTTGAAAGTTGCTGAGGCAGTCAGAAATCAGTGTGCTGACATGCAATTGGATACCATACCAGAAGCGACTTGCTGCCCTAATCAGGACAGGAAAAATGAGTGATATGGCACTTTTCGGCATATCTGATGTGTATCTAACCCCAAGCCTCTTCTGCCTTCCTAAGTGTAATCCTGAACATCAGTCCTCATACTAACACATCTTGCAGATGTACTattcatctccacctcagcacctcATCACAACCCCCACCAGTATCCACTATTCTCTCCCACCATTACCTCAGTGCAATGTTATACCCACCCTGCACAGTGACCTCCATAAGTATTGTCTTTTTAAACCCTTGAAAATATTCCATTTCTAATACTGTGAGGACTGTTCTTTTCCTCACTCCAGAAGAGAACACACACCAGAAGAGTAGGTGTAAAAGATAAGCTGAGTCACAAGGTGTTTTGGCATTGGATGTGGAGAAATGAGAATTTCCTAGCTATGTGGTGACACAGTTAAATTCCATACAGCACTCACTCATGTTGACTTGATGTCAATTATCACTGAAAAGTGGTGATACTGATGACTTAGCATCCTGTACTAGACAATCCTAATTCATATATTTTATCTCACACAGATCTTACAAGCATCATAAAGGAAATGATCATACCTTGCAAGTGCCTTTGCCTGTCATGGTACTCTCACACAGTGTTACTTCAGTGGCTGTAGCATAGCTGCTGCTTTTCAATGAAGGAAAGTCCAGAACGTCTTGCAGGACACAATCAAGCAGATTTAGGTTATCTTCCAACTGCACGACCTTGGCATGAGCAGCTATCATAGTCCGGTCAGATAGGAAATAGCAAGCATACTGGCAAAGTGACAGTGGTAGAAATATGAAAGCTGCCATCCGGGGAGAAGACAGCAAGTTTGTATTCCAAGTTGCCACTGCCGTTCTACCAGGTGAGAGGCAGTTGACATAATTGTCTGAGTAATTTGTTGGAGAGCATTTGCAAATGCTGAGAGACTCTAAGTTCTTTTGTTGTCTGTTATGCAGAGGCAGGGCAACAGTAGTCTGAACTTGCATGAACCAAACTGAGTTTGCACGGCACCATTTCATGATTTGAATAGGAGTTTCCATTGCAACACTAAGCCAAAATGTAGCCTCTGCCCATGCTGCAGTGAAAGCCAAGACATCTGCCATCACACATTAGCCAAAGGTTGGGTCCTTCACTGTTCTCATGGAACTGATTACCACCTCCATTATGGAAAAATACGTTCCAGGATCTATCTGAAAACTGCTCCCTAATTGGAGCCAAAATCCTGCATGATTCTTGACAATGACAACAGACTTCTCAACAGGCTTGCCAATGTACCAAAAAGCTTTTTGTGCACATGCATCAGCTATTTTGTGTTTATTTCCCCATGAAATCCTGATCTCAGTCTGTTGCTATAGAACTTGACTGAAACCCTCAGTATCCTGGGACCTGGCATCTGCAACGTCCTTTCCTTCTGCTTTAGCTGCTTACTACTGCCGAATGATTCTCACATGCAGATCCAAGCTACGTGCCACTTTCTAAAGTAAGTGTTGAGCCAGTATCTGAGCAGCTGACTGCAAGTTGAGATACAGTCTTTCTTCATTCTTTGTCTTCTCTTTTGTTAGCCCTTCAGTTTTCCACACAACATACTGGACATGGTGCAGTTAGTCTTGAGTATCTGGAGGTACAGTTGGCGTGAGAGTGTGGGAGGATAACTATCTGCAACATATGTATCATAACAGATTGCTGAATGAAGGTGAGGTGACTTTGAGAAGCTGAATTGGAATAGAATATGTTGTTGTTCACAGTTTAAGCCATGCAGTTGGCCATGACCTTAGCGACAGCCTCTCAAATTATTCCCGCTCCATCAGTTCTGACGATGCAGTATTTCAGGGTGGCTTTAAGTCACGCTCTGTTCTTTGAGCTGGACTGCGGATGACCATTACCTTAGTGAGCAGCCAGCACAACACAAAATAATTACCTCGTGATGCCCACCAATGTTGGGTGTTGCCTAATttagcgactttgtttttgtcacagtAGTTTCTTTATCACCTCAGCCTTACAGATTTCTGTTGAGTTTGTTAGCTTTTCCAACACCAGCAAAAATGCAGTCAAGCAATTTAGTAAATGAAATATGTCATGTCATTAATTTTAGTAAACGGAGTTGTCAGAATAGAACATGCAACCTGCTGAATTTTTGAATTAATGTGTTAACAGGCTGAGTTGTCCTCCTTCAGCTATTGATCAACAATAAATAGAATATAgaatgtatagaacatagaacagtacaggtcctttggccaacAATGTTGTCTCGACCTATTACCCTACTCTAAGATCAGACGACCCTGCatcccctacattttactgtcatccatgtgcctttccaagagGTTTAATTGCCCCTAATGTATctcactccactaccactgccggcagtatATACCACACACTCACCATTCTCggtgtaaagaatctacctcagacatctcccctgtacctacatccaatcaccttaaaattgtgccccctcgtaatagtcatttccgccctgggaaaaactctttggctatccattctatcaatgcctctcatcatcttgtacaccttcatcaagtcacctctcatccttcttctttccaatgagaaaagccctcataaaacctgccctccagtccaggcagcatcctggtaaatctcctctgcaccctttctaaagcgtccacttccttcctataattaggcaaccagaactgaacacaatattccaagtgtggtctaaccaggatttTATAGAGTTGCAACATAACCTCAAGGCTGGTatactcaatccccctgccaatgaaagccaacacaccatacgccttcttaacaacccgctcagtttgggtggcaactttgagagatctatggACGTGGGCCCCAAGACCTCAGTTCCTGCACAGTGCCAAGAATCCTGCAAGAAACGGCCAAAGGCgaatctcatttttaaaaaaaactctgtttttgttcactaTAAATCTGCATAATCTCTGAGACTCTTGGATTCCAGCTAGCATGTtcatttctgtctgaaataaaaatgccATTAAATCAAGTTCAGCCACTTTTGTGCAGATGTTTACATCAAGCACAGTCATTTGCATTAGCCCAGGGGCTTACACGTCGCACCTGCCTCCTCCAATATTTCTTCATCTAACCTTATCAGTAAACCCTTGTTTTTCGCTCTCCACCATTTGTTCATCTGATTTGCCCTTTTTGTACATTCAATAGCTAATGTCTAATACTGATTATTTGTAAAATTATTCACAGATTACTGTACATGCAGATAGATCATTTATGTTGGTGCAAGATAATTGAAGAGCTGCATAGTGCAGAGAAAGTCAATGAGTTCATAGATGGAGAAAGTAATCTTTCATAGAAAAAATAATCAGCGTAATGGATGCACAAGTAGATGCATCAGCAtgttgtgctgctgagatgcagGAGGGTCCCACGCACTGACGTTCTGTTCTAAAGTGCATCATGGGGACAATGACAGCTCTGCCCACAGACTGAGACGGAGAAGAAAAGCAGGCAGTGAATCACTGGGGATACTGTCATATACTGCCACCAAAGTGACTGCCAGCGTCTAGGCTTGAGTTGTTAAACTGTTTAACAGACTGCTACTTGGCATTGTAAATATAAATATTGAACAAATGGTTCAGGTTTTTGAGTGGAGTTGATGGGGACAAGCCAGAAATACCTAGGACTGCAAAATAAACGGAACAATGTTTCCTTCTTTGTAGTGAGTCCAGGTGAGTATTGGAGGCAAGGCCCAGGCCAGCCctaaatgggggtggggggggtggtgtcggTGAGGCCCAGACTAGGCCAGCATGACAACAGCAAGTCCAGGTGAGTCCAGGAGGTGAAGTCCAGGCCAGGCATGTGTGGCAGCAGCAAGGACCagagacaagtggagaggagGCCAGCATGGGACGGTGGCAAATCCCTTGAGGATTGCAAACAAGGCCTCCAGGCTTGATGCCCAGTATCTTCCATGCACTTGGCCCAGCCATCTGAAAGCTGGCACGGACATGGTTAAGACCATTGTGtgagtattttttaaaagaaagtttccTTATCCTTTATTCTTTATGCTGAGCATTTATTTATGATTCTGTCGTGTCTTAACACATGTTTAAGTACCCTGTAACTCAGATGGCACCAAGAGGCGACATTAGAAACTTTTCACTGCTCTCAtttgagtgcacatgacaataaagacAAATTCTAATTGAGAAAaccgttaatgtttcaggtgttatggaccagaccaaaccccctcaaaatattttaagaaggtagcatacaccttaactttttcttattttaaagataaatgggaagtgccatgttccagatgtgatgtaACTGATCAAACTACTCAGTGTtaagaaaaacacaatttatttaaacactatagttaaaatacaaacaaaagaaagaaaaatttagAATGACTTAAAAACTGGAAAACGTAACCGAATAATAGATACTAATTACTATTACTAATTTACTGTTCCAATATCCCATATGCAAGTTCCTTGgggaaaaaggcaaattcagatacAGATTTTTTCATGCAGTTCTTCAATTCAGGAGGAAAACAATATCAAGAGAAATTTCAGAGAGCTTAGCAGCTCAGAATCATGTACTGAATTTGCCAACTCTCCTGACACCTAAAAGTTTCTGATGCTAAAGCTAAAAAATACTAGAAATCCTTACCTTGAGAGCTGGCcgtacccattcaggctgtttttaaaaaaacctaaggcctcacaaactgtttactgtGGTGGTTCTGGTCGACTGCTTGACATCTCTACCTTAcaaactcttcaaaaaaaacaggacaaaataacttttaaagtgacagcatcatcacaccaACTATTTTTAAGATA
The sequence above is drawn from the Stegostoma tigrinum isolate sSteTig4 chromosome 14, sSteTig4.hap1, whole genome shotgun sequence genome and encodes:
- the LOC125457627 gene encoding uncharacterized protein LOC125457627 isoform X1, with protein sequence MADVLAFTAAWAEATFWLSVAMETPIQIMKWCRANSVWFMQVQTTVALPLHNRQQKNLESLSICKCSPTNYSDNYVNCLSPGRTAVATWNTNLLSSPRMAAFIFLPLSLCQYACYFLSDRTMIAAHAKVVQLEDNLNLLDCVLQDVLDFPSLKSSSYATATEVTLCESTMTGKGTCKVVARCLLKGIIESHLINMQLFIVPWYG
- the LOC125457627 gene encoding uncharacterized protein LOC125457627 isoform X2, with protein sequence MADVLAFTAAWAEATFWLSVAMETPIQIMKWCRANSVWFMQVQTTVALPLHNRQQKNLESLSICKCSPTNYSDNYVNCLSPGRTAVATWNTNLLSSPRMAAFIFLPLSLCQYACYFLSDRTMIAAHAKVVQLEDNLNLLDCVLQDVLDFPSLKSSSYATATEVTLCESTMTGKGTCKVYLALIAATPGTSSIQFVGC